The genome window ATTGGCACCAGCAACCGTCCCTAAAATCGCCTCGTCCTTATTTTCATCAACAATATTTGCTAACACGGCCGCTTCTCCCAGCTTGGTATGAAGTACCAAAGTAAACTCTGCTCTCGCAACCCCTTCTAGATGATGCGACAAAAACTCTACCAAATCAATCTTTTCTGTTTCATTCGCTAGCACATAATACACCATACCATTTTTCTTAACCTTGATCAAGCCGATCTCGCGCAGGTCGCGAGACAAGGTCGTTTGCGTCACAAAGACATTCCGAACTTCTAGGCGATCTTGGATATCCTTTTGTGTAGCTAGTTTTTCCTCAGTGATCATCTTTTTAATCAACTGGTGCCGTTCTTTTTTTCTCATATCAACCTCTTACATGAATATTTATAACCGATTTCGGGTTTATTTTTAGATATAATTATACCAAAAAAACTGAATAATTCAAAAAAATCTTTCTTCTTTCACTAAATTTATGATAAAATAGAATAAAAGTCCAAAAGGAGCCTACTTATGAGTACAAAAAAACTGATTGCTAGTGAATTGGCTAGCGTCATTGATAGCCTAGATCAAGAGGCTATTTTAAATTTACTAGAACAACCAAAAAACTCTGACATGGGAGATATCGCTTTCCCTGCTTTCTCACTTGCAAAAGTCGAACGCAAGGCACCTCAAATGATTGCTGCTGAAATCGCTGAAAAAATCAACAGCCAAGCCTTTGAAAAAGTTGTTGCAACTGGCCCTTACGTCAACTTCTTCCTTGATAAATCTGCCATTTCTGGAGCAGTTATCAAAGAGATCATCGAAAAAGGATCTGACTACGCTCAAC of Streptococcus oralis contains these proteins:
- the argR gene encoding arginine repressor, which encodes MRKKERHQLIKKMITEEKLATQKDIQDRLEVRNVFVTQTTLSRDLREIGLIKVKKNGMVYYVLANETEKIDLVEFLSHHLEGVARAEFTLVLHTKLGEAAVLANIVDENKDEAILGTVAGANTLLVICRDQHVAKLMEERLLDLMKDE